Proteins encoded within one genomic window of Macaca fascicularis isolate 582-1 chromosome 16, T2T-MFA8v1.1:
- the TMEM94 gene encoding transmembrane protein 94 isoform X34 — MALSRPVTALDNERFTVQSVMLHYAVPVVLVNGVLPILPLLFPVLWVLATACGEARVLAQMSKASPSSLLAKFSEDTLSSYTEAVSSQEMLRCIWGHFLRVLRGTSPTLSHSSSLLHSLGSVTVLCCVDKQGILSWPNPSPETVLFFSGKVEPPHSSHEDLTDGLSTRSFCHPEPHERDALLAGSLNNALHLSSEQERGDWPGEAPKPPEPYSHHRAHGRSKHPSGSNVSFSRDTEGGEEEPSKTQPGMESDPYEAEDFVCDYHLEMLSLSQDQQNPSCIQFDDSNWQLHLTSLKPLGLNVLLNLCNASVTERLCRFSDHLCNIALQESHSAVLPVHVPWGLCELARLIGFTPGAKELFKQENHLALYRLPSAETMKETSLGRLSCVTKRRPPLSHMISLFIKDTTTSTEQMLSHGTADVVLEACTDFWDGADIYPLSGSDRKKVLDFYQRACLSGYCSAFAYKPMNCALSSQLNGKCIELVQVPGQSSIFTMCELPSTIPIKQSARRSSWSSDEGIGEVLEKEDCMQALSGQIFMGMVSSQYQARLDIVRLIDGLVNACIRFVYFSLEDELKSKVFAEKMGLETGWNCHISLTPNGDMPGSEIPPSSPSHAGSLHDDLNQVSRDDAEGLLLMEEEGHSDLISFQPTDSDIPSFLEDSNRAKLPRGIHQVRPHLQNIDNVPLLVPLFTDCTPETMCEMIKIMQEYGEVTCCLGSSANLRNSCLFLQSDISIALDPLYPSRCSWETFGYATSTSMAQASDGLSPLQLSGQLNSLPCSLTFRQEETISIIRLIEQARHATYGIRKCFLFLLQCQLTLVVIQFLSCLVQLPPLLSTTDILWLSCFCYPLLSISLLGKPPHSSIMSMATGKNLQSIPKKTQHYFLLCFLLKFSLTISSCLICFGFTLQSFCDSSRARNLTNCSSIMLPSNDDRAPAWFEDFANGLLSAQKLTAALIVLHTGERAPWEGTDDGGRGAPLWKSDPHIAPLSPVFISITHVHRTKPLWRKSPLTNLWWAVTVPVVLLGQVVQTAVDLQLWTHRDSHVHFGLEDVPLLTWLLGCLSLVLVVVTNEIVKLHEIRVRVRYQKRQKLQFETKLGMNSPF, encoded by the exons ATGGCCCTGTCCCGACCAGTCACCGCCCTGGACAATGAGCGGTTCACAGTGCAGTCGGTGATGCTACACTATgctgtgcctgtggtcctg GTGAATGGCGTCCTGCCCATCCTCCCCCTGCTCTTTCCAGTCCTCTGGGTTCTGGCAACCGCTTGTGGAGAGGCCCGTGTCCTGGCCCAGATGAGcaaggcctcacccagctccctg CTGGCTAAGTTCTCAGAGGACACTCTCAGCAGCTATACGGAGGCTGTCTCCTCTCAG GAAATGCTGCGCTGCATTTGGGGCCACTTCCTGAGGGTGCTCCGGGGGACGTCGCCAACGCTGAGCCACAGTTCCAGCCTGCTGCACAGCCTGGGCTCCGTCACG GTCCTATGCTGTGTGGACAAACAGGGGATCCTGTCTTGGCCAAATCCCAGCCCAGAGACTGTACTGTTCTTCAGCGGGAAGGTGGAGCCCCCTCACAGCAGCCATGAGGACCTCACCGATGGCCTATCCACCCGCTCCTTCTGCCATCCTGAG CCCCATGAGCGAGACGCCCTCCTGGCTGGCTCCCTGAACAACGCTCTGCACCTTTCCAGCGAGCAGGAGCGTGGCGACTGGCCTGGCGAGGCTCCCAAGCCCCCCGAGCCCTACTCACACCACAGAGCGCACGGCCGCAGCAAACACCCATCTGGCTCCAACGTGAGCTTCAGCAGGGACACCGAGGGTGGCGAAGAAGAGCCCAGCAAG ACCCAGCCCGGGATGGAGAGCGACCCCTACGAAGCAGAGGACTTTGTGTGTGACTACCACCTGGAGATGCTGAGCCTGTCCCAGGACCAGCAGAACCCCTCCTGCATCCAGTTTGATGACTCCAACTGGCAGCTGCACCTCACCTCCCTCAAACCCCTGGGCCTCAACGTGCTGCTGAATCTGTGTAATGCCAGCGTCACCGAGCGCCTGTGCCGATTCTCCGACCACCTGTGCAACATCGCCCTGCAAGAGAGCCACAGTGCCGTGCTGCCCGTGCATGTGCCCTGGGGCCTCTGCGAGCTTGCCCGCCTCATTG GCTTCACTCCTGGGGCCAAGGAGCTCTTCAAGCAGGAGAACCACCTGGCGCTGTACCGCCTCCCCAGTGCTGAGACAATGAAGGAGACATCCCTGGGGCGGCTCTCCTGTGTCACCAAGCGGCGGCCTCCCCTCAGCCACATGATCAGCCTCTTCATTAAAGACACCACCACCA GCACAGAGCAGATGCTGTCCCATGGCACCGCTGATGTGGTCTTAGAAGCCTGCACAGACTTCTGGGACGGAGCTGACATCTACCCTCTCTCGGGATCTGACAG AAAGAAAGTGCTGGACTTCTACCAGCGAGCCTGCCTGTCTGGGTATTGCTCTGCCTTCGCCTACAAGCCCATGAACTGCGCCCTGTCCTCTCAGCTCAATGGCAAGTGCATCGAGCTGGTACAGGTGCCTGGCCAAAGCAGCATCTTCACCATGTGCGAGCTGCCCAGCACCATCCCCATCAAGCAGAGCGCCCGCCGCAGCAGCTGGAGCTCTGACG AAGGGATCGGGGAGGTGCTGGAGAAGGAAGACTGCATGCAGGCCCTGAGCGGCCAGATCTTCATGGGCATGGTGTCCTCCCAGTACCAGGCCCGGCTGGACATCGTACGCCTCATCGACGGGCTCGTCAACGCCTGCATCCGCTTTGTCTACTTCTCTTTGGAGGATGAGCTCAAAAGCAAG GTATTTGCAGAAAAAATGGGCCTGGAGACAGGCTGGAACTGCCACATCTCCCTCACGCCCAATGGTGACATGCCTGGCTCCGAGATCCccccctccagccccagccatgCAGGCTCCCTACACGATGACCTGAATCAGG TGTCCCGAGACGATGCAGAAGGGCTCCTCCTCATGGAGGAGGAGGGCCACTCCGACCTCATCAGCTTCCAGCCTACGGACAGCGACATCCCCAGCTTCCTGGAGGACTCCAACCGG GCTAAGCTGCCCCGGGGTATCCACCAAGTGCGGCCCCACCTGCAGAACATTGACAACGTGCCCCTGCTAGTGCCCCTCTTCACCGACTGTACCCCGGAGA CCATGTGTGAGATGATAAAGATCATGCAAGAGTACGGGGAGGTGACCTGCTGCCTGGGCAGCTCTGCCAACCTGCGGAACAGCTGCCTCTTCCTCCAGAGTGACATCAG CATTGCCCTGGATCCCCTGTACCCATCCCGTTGCTCCTGGGAGACCTTTGGCTACGCCACTAGCACCAGCATGGCCCAGGCCTCGGATGGCCTTTCTCCCCTGCAGCTGTCAGGGCAGCTCAACAGCCTGCCCTGCTCCCTGACCTTTCGCCAGGAGGAGACCATCAGCATCATCCGGCTTATCGAACAG GCTCGGCACGCCACCTATGGCATCCGTAAGTGCTTCCTCTTCCTGCTGCAGTGCCAGCTGACTCTCGTGGTCATCCAG TTCCTTTCTTGCCTGGTCCAGCTGCCGCCACTCCTGAGTACCACTGACATCCTGTGGCTGTCCTGCTTTTGCTACCCTCTGCTCAG CATCTCTCTGCTGGGGAAGCCCCCCCATAGCTCCATCATGTCTATGGCAACAGGAAAAAACCTCCAGTCCATTCCCAAGAAG ACCCAGCACTACTTCCTGCTCTGCTTCCTGCTCAAGTTCAGCCTCACCATCAGCTCGTGCCTCATCTGCTTTGGCTTCACACTGCAGAGCTTCTGTGATAGCTCCCGGGCCCGCAACCTCACCAACTGCTCCTCCATCATGCTGCCCAG CAACGACGACAGGGCTCCAGCCTGGTTTGAGGACTTTGCCAACGGACTGCTGTCGGCTCAGAAGCTCACGGCCGCCCTGATTGTTCTGCACACTGGTGAGAGGGCTCCCTGGGAGGGCACAGATGATGGTGGGAGAGGAGCTCCACTATGGAAGTCTGACCCCCACATCGCCCCACTTTCCCCAGTCTTCATTTCCATCACCCATGTGCATCGCACCAAGCCCCTGTGGAGAAAGAGCCCCTTGACCAACCTCTGGTGGGCCGTGACAGTGCCTGTGGT GCTGCTGGGTCAGGTGGTCCAGACGGCCGTGGACCTGCAGCTCTGGACGCACAGGGACAGCCATGTCCACTTTGGCCTGGAGGACGTGCCCTTGCTGACATGGCTCCTGGGCTGCCTGTCCCTGGTCCTTGTGGTGGTGACCAATGAGATCGTGAAGCTACATGAGATTCG GGTCCGAGTCCGCTACCAGAAGCGACAGAAGCTGCAGTTTGAAACTAAGCTAGGCATGAACTCTCCCTTCTGA
- the TMEM94 gene encoding transmembrane protein 94 isoform X31 has translation MALSRPVTALDNERFTVQSVMLHYAVPVVLVNGVLPILPLLFPVLWVLATACGEARVLAQMSKASPSSLLAKFSEDTLSSYTEAVSSQEMLRCIWGHFLRVLRGTSPTLSHSSSLLHSLGSVTVLCCVDKQGILSWPNPSPETVLFFSGKVEPPHSSHEDLTDGLSTRSFCHPEVEEEPHERDALLAGSLNNALHLSSEQERGDWPGEAPKPPEPYSHHRAHGRSKHPSGSNVSFSRDTEGGEEEPSKTQPGMESDPYEAEDFVCDYHLEMLSLSQDQQNPSCIQFDDSNWQLHLTSLKPLGLNVLLNLCNASVTERLCRFSDHLCNIALQESHSAVLPVHVPWGLCELARLIGFTPGAKELFKQENHLALYRLPSAETMKETSLGRLSCVTKRRPPLSHMISLFIKDTTTSTEQMLSHGTADVVLEACTDFWDGADIYPLSGSDRKKVLDFYQRACLSGYCSAFAYKPMNCALSSQLNGKCIELVQVPGQSSIFTMCELPSTIPIKQSARRSSWSSDEGIGEVLEKEDCMQALSGQIFMGMVSSQYQARLDIVRLIDGLVNACIRFVYFSLEDELKSKVFAEKMGLETGWNCHISLTPNGDMPGSEIPPSSPSHAGSLHDDLNQVSRDDAEGLLLMEEEGHSDLISFQPTDSDIPSFLEDSNRAKLPRGIHQVRPHLQNIDNVPLLVPLFTDCTPETMCEMIKIMQEYGEVTCCLGSSANLRNSCLFLQSDISIALDPLYPSRCSWETFGYATSTSMAQASDGLSPLQLSGQLNSLPCSLTFRQEETISIIRLIEQARHATYGIRKCFLFLLQCQLTLVVIQFLSCLVQLPPLLSTTDILWLSCFCYPLLSISLLGKPPHSSIMSMATGKNLQSIPKKTQHYFLLCFLLKFSLTISSCLICFGFTLQSFCDSSRARNLTNCSSIMLPSNDDRAPAWFEDFANGLLSAQKLTAALIVLHTGERAPWEGTDDGGRGAPLWKSDPHIAPLSPVFISITHVHRTKPLWRKSPLTNLWWAVTVPVVLLGQVVQTAVDLQLWTHRDSHVHFGLEDVPLLTWLLGCLSLVLVVVTNEIVKLHEIRVRVRYQKRQKLQFETKLGMNSPF, from the exons ATGGCCCTGTCCCGACCAGTCACCGCCCTGGACAATGAGCGGTTCACAGTGCAGTCGGTGATGCTACACTATgctgtgcctgtggtcctg GTGAATGGCGTCCTGCCCATCCTCCCCCTGCTCTTTCCAGTCCTCTGGGTTCTGGCAACCGCTTGTGGAGAGGCCCGTGTCCTGGCCCAGATGAGcaaggcctcacccagctccctg CTGGCTAAGTTCTCAGAGGACACTCTCAGCAGCTATACGGAGGCTGTCTCCTCTCAG GAAATGCTGCGCTGCATTTGGGGCCACTTCCTGAGGGTGCTCCGGGGGACGTCGCCAACGCTGAGCCACAGTTCCAGCCTGCTGCACAGCCTGGGCTCCGTCACG GTCCTATGCTGTGTGGACAAACAGGGGATCCTGTCTTGGCCAAATCCCAGCCCAGAGACTGTACTGTTCTTCAGCGGGAAGGTGGAGCCCCCTCACAGCAGCCATGAGGACCTCACCGATGGCCTATCCACCCGCTCCTTCTGCCATCCTGAGGTAGAGGAGGAG CCCCATGAGCGAGACGCCCTCCTGGCTGGCTCCCTGAACAACGCTCTGCACCTTTCCAGCGAGCAGGAGCGTGGCGACTGGCCTGGCGAGGCTCCCAAGCCCCCCGAGCCCTACTCACACCACAGAGCGCACGGCCGCAGCAAACACCCATCTGGCTCCAACGTGAGCTTCAGCAGGGACACCGAGGGTGGCGAAGAAGAGCCCAGCAAG ACCCAGCCCGGGATGGAGAGCGACCCCTACGAAGCAGAGGACTTTGTGTGTGACTACCACCTGGAGATGCTGAGCCTGTCCCAGGACCAGCAGAACCCCTCCTGCATCCAGTTTGATGACTCCAACTGGCAGCTGCACCTCACCTCCCTCAAACCCCTGGGCCTCAACGTGCTGCTGAATCTGTGTAATGCCAGCGTCACCGAGCGCCTGTGCCGATTCTCCGACCACCTGTGCAACATCGCCCTGCAAGAGAGCCACAGTGCCGTGCTGCCCGTGCATGTGCCCTGGGGCCTCTGCGAGCTTGCCCGCCTCATTG GCTTCACTCCTGGGGCCAAGGAGCTCTTCAAGCAGGAGAACCACCTGGCGCTGTACCGCCTCCCCAGTGCTGAGACAATGAAGGAGACATCCCTGGGGCGGCTCTCCTGTGTCACCAAGCGGCGGCCTCCCCTCAGCCACATGATCAGCCTCTTCATTAAAGACACCACCACCA GCACAGAGCAGATGCTGTCCCATGGCACCGCTGATGTGGTCTTAGAAGCCTGCACAGACTTCTGGGACGGAGCTGACATCTACCCTCTCTCGGGATCTGACAG AAAGAAAGTGCTGGACTTCTACCAGCGAGCCTGCCTGTCTGGGTATTGCTCTGCCTTCGCCTACAAGCCCATGAACTGCGCCCTGTCCTCTCAGCTCAATGGCAAGTGCATCGAGCTGGTACAGGTGCCTGGCCAAAGCAGCATCTTCACCATGTGCGAGCTGCCCAGCACCATCCCCATCAAGCAGAGCGCCCGCCGCAGCAGCTGGAGCTCTGACG AAGGGATCGGGGAGGTGCTGGAGAAGGAAGACTGCATGCAGGCCCTGAGCGGCCAGATCTTCATGGGCATGGTGTCCTCCCAGTACCAGGCCCGGCTGGACATCGTACGCCTCATCGACGGGCTCGTCAACGCCTGCATCCGCTTTGTCTACTTCTCTTTGGAGGATGAGCTCAAAAGCAAG GTATTTGCAGAAAAAATGGGCCTGGAGACAGGCTGGAACTGCCACATCTCCCTCACGCCCAATGGTGACATGCCTGGCTCCGAGATCCccccctccagccccagccatgCAGGCTCCCTACACGATGACCTGAATCAGG TGTCCCGAGACGATGCAGAAGGGCTCCTCCTCATGGAGGAGGAGGGCCACTCCGACCTCATCAGCTTCCAGCCTACGGACAGCGACATCCCCAGCTTCCTGGAGGACTCCAACCGG GCTAAGCTGCCCCGGGGTATCCACCAAGTGCGGCCCCACCTGCAGAACATTGACAACGTGCCCCTGCTAGTGCCCCTCTTCACCGACTGTACCCCGGAGA CCATGTGTGAGATGATAAAGATCATGCAAGAGTACGGGGAGGTGACCTGCTGCCTGGGCAGCTCTGCCAACCTGCGGAACAGCTGCCTCTTCCTCCAGAGTGACATCAG CATTGCCCTGGATCCCCTGTACCCATCCCGTTGCTCCTGGGAGACCTTTGGCTACGCCACTAGCACCAGCATGGCCCAGGCCTCGGATGGCCTTTCTCCCCTGCAGCTGTCAGGGCAGCTCAACAGCCTGCCCTGCTCCCTGACCTTTCGCCAGGAGGAGACCATCAGCATCATCCGGCTTATCGAACAG GCTCGGCACGCCACCTATGGCATCCGTAAGTGCTTCCTCTTCCTGCTGCAGTGCCAGCTGACTCTCGTGGTCATCCAG TTCCTTTCTTGCCTGGTCCAGCTGCCGCCACTCCTGAGTACCACTGACATCCTGTGGCTGTCCTGCTTTTGCTACCCTCTGCTCAG CATCTCTCTGCTGGGGAAGCCCCCCCATAGCTCCATCATGTCTATGGCAACAGGAAAAAACCTCCAGTCCATTCCCAAGAAG ACCCAGCACTACTTCCTGCTCTGCTTCCTGCTCAAGTTCAGCCTCACCATCAGCTCGTGCCTCATCTGCTTTGGCTTCACACTGCAGAGCTTCTGTGATAGCTCCCGGGCCCGCAACCTCACCAACTGCTCCTCCATCATGCTGCCCAG CAACGACGACAGGGCTCCAGCCTGGTTTGAGGACTTTGCCAACGGACTGCTGTCGGCTCAGAAGCTCACGGCCGCCCTGATTGTTCTGCACACTGGTGAGAGGGCTCCCTGGGAGGGCACAGATGATGGTGGGAGAGGAGCTCCACTATGGAAGTCTGACCCCCACATCGCCCCACTTTCCCCAGTCTTCATTTCCATCACCCATGTGCATCGCACCAAGCCCCTGTGGAGAAAGAGCCCCTTGACCAACCTCTGGTGGGCCGTGACAGTGCCTGTGGT GCTGCTGGGTCAGGTGGTCCAGACGGCCGTGGACCTGCAGCTCTGGACGCACAGGGACAGCCATGTCCACTTTGGCCTGGAGGACGTGCCCTTGCTGACATGGCTCCTGGGCTGCCTGTCCCTGGTCCTTGTGGTGGTGACCAATGAGATCGTGAAGCTACATGAGATTCG GGTCCGAGTCCGCTACCAGAAGCGACAGAAGCTGCAGTTTGAAACTAAGCTAGGCATGAACTCTCCCTTCTGA
- the TMEM94 gene encoding transmembrane protein 94 isoform X37 — MALSRPVTALDNERFTVQSVMLHYAVPVVLVNGVLPILPLLFPVLWVLATACGEARVLAQMSKASPSSLLAKFSEDTLSSYTEAVSSQEMLRCIWGHFLRVLRGTSPTLSHSSSLLHSLGSVTVLCCVDKQGILSWPNPSPETVLFFSGKVEPPHSSHEDLTDGLSTRSFCHPEVEEEPHERDALLAGSLNNALHLSSEQERGDWPGEAPKPPEPYSHHRAHGRSKHPSGSNVSFSRDTEGGEEEPSKTQPGMESDPYEAEDFVCDYHLEMLSLSQDQQNPSCIQFDDSNWQLHLTSLKPLGLNVLLNLCNASVTERLCRFSDHLCNIALQESHSAVLPVHVPWGLCELARLIGFTPGAKELFKQENHLALYRLPSAETMKETSLGRLSCVTKRRPPLSHMISLFIKDTTTSTEQMLSHGTADVVLEACTDFWDGADIYPLSGSDRKKVLDFYQRACLSGYCSAFAYKPMNCALSSQLNGKCIELVQVPGQSSIFTMCELPSTIPIKQSARRSSWSSDEGIGEVLEKEDCMQALSGQIFMGMVSSQYQARLDIVRLIDGLVNACIRFVYFSLEDELKSKVFAEKMGLETGWNCHISLTPNGDMPGSEIPPSSPSHAGSLHDDLNQVSRDDAEGLLLMEEEGHSDLISFQPTDSDIPSFLEDSNRAKLPRGIHQVRPHLQNIDNVPLLVPLFTDCTPETMCEMIKIMQEYGEVTCCLGSSANLRNSCLFLQSDISIALDPLYPSRCSWETFGYATSTSMAQASDGLSPLQLSGQLNSLPCSLTFRQEETISIIRLIEQARHATYGIRKCFLFLLQCQLTLVVIQFLSCLVQLPPLLSTTDILWLSCFCYPLLSISLLGKPPHSSIMSMATGKNLQSIPKKTQHYFLLCFLLKFSLTISSCLICFGFTLQSFCDSSRARNLTNCSSIMLPSNDDRAPAWFEDFANGLLSAQKLTAALIVLHTVFISITHVHRTKPLWRKSPLTNLWWAVTVPVVLLGQVVQTAVDLQLWTHRDSHVHFGLEDVPLLTWLLGCLSLVLVVVTNEIVKLHEIRVRVRYQKRQKLQFETKLGMNSPF, encoded by the exons ATGGCCCTGTCCCGACCAGTCACCGCCCTGGACAATGAGCGGTTCACAGTGCAGTCGGTGATGCTACACTATgctgtgcctgtggtcctg GTGAATGGCGTCCTGCCCATCCTCCCCCTGCTCTTTCCAGTCCTCTGGGTTCTGGCAACCGCTTGTGGAGAGGCCCGTGTCCTGGCCCAGATGAGcaaggcctcacccagctccctg CTGGCTAAGTTCTCAGAGGACACTCTCAGCAGCTATACGGAGGCTGTCTCCTCTCAG GAAATGCTGCGCTGCATTTGGGGCCACTTCCTGAGGGTGCTCCGGGGGACGTCGCCAACGCTGAGCCACAGTTCCAGCCTGCTGCACAGCCTGGGCTCCGTCACG GTCCTATGCTGTGTGGACAAACAGGGGATCCTGTCTTGGCCAAATCCCAGCCCAGAGACTGTACTGTTCTTCAGCGGGAAGGTGGAGCCCCCTCACAGCAGCCATGAGGACCTCACCGATGGCCTATCCACCCGCTCCTTCTGCCATCCTGAGGTAGAGGAGGAG CCCCATGAGCGAGACGCCCTCCTGGCTGGCTCCCTGAACAACGCTCTGCACCTTTCCAGCGAGCAGGAGCGTGGCGACTGGCCTGGCGAGGCTCCCAAGCCCCCCGAGCCCTACTCACACCACAGAGCGCACGGCCGCAGCAAACACCCATCTGGCTCCAACGTGAGCTTCAGCAGGGACACCGAGGGTGGCGAAGAAGAGCCCAGCAAG ACCCAGCCCGGGATGGAGAGCGACCCCTACGAAGCAGAGGACTTTGTGTGTGACTACCACCTGGAGATGCTGAGCCTGTCCCAGGACCAGCAGAACCCCTCCTGCATCCAGTTTGATGACTCCAACTGGCAGCTGCACCTCACCTCCCTCAAACCCCTGGGCCTCAACGTGCTGCTGAATCTGTGTAATGCCAGCGTCACCGAGCGCCTGTGCCGATTCTCCGACCACCTGTGCAACATCGCCCTGCAAGAGAGCCACAGTGCCGTGCTGCCCGTGCATGTGCCCTGGGGCCTCTGCGAGCTTGCCCGCCTCATTG GCTTCACTCCTGGGGCCAAGGAGCTCTTCAAGCAGGAGAACCACCTGGCGCTGTACCGCCTCCCCAGTGCTGAGACAATGAAGGAGACATCCCTGGGGCGGCTCTCCTGTGTCACCAAGCGGCGGCCTCCCCTCAGCCACATGATCAGCCTCTTCATTAAAGACACCACCACCA GCACAGAGCAGATGCTGTCCCATGGCACCGCTGATGTGGTCTTAGAAGCCTGCACAGACTTCTGGGACGGAGCTGACATCTACCCTCTCTCGGGATCTGACAG AAAGAAAGTGCTGGACTTCTACCAGCGAGCCTGCCTGTCTGGGTATTGCTCTGCCTTCGCCTACAAGCCCATGAACTGCGCCCTGTCCTCTCAGCTCAATGGCAAGTGCATCGAGCTGGTACAGGTGCCTGGCCAAAGCAGCATCTTCACCATGTGCGAGCTGCCCAGCACCATCCCCATCAAGCAGAGCGCCCGCCGCAGCAGCTGGAGCTCTGACG AAGGGATCGGGGAGGTGCTGGAGAAGGAAGACTGCATGCAGGCCCTGAGCGGCCAGATCTTCATGGGCATGGTGTCCTCCCAGTACCAGGCCCGGCTGGACATCGTACGCCTCATCGACGGGCTCGTCAACGCCTGCATCCGCTTTGTCTACTTCTCTTTGGAGGATGAGCTCAAAAGCAAG GTATTTGCAGAAAAAATGGGCCTGGAGACAGGCTGGAACTGCCACATCTCCCTCACGCCCAATGGTGACATGCCTGGCTCCGAGATCCccccctccagccccagccatgCAGGCTCCCTACACGATGACCTGAATCAGG TGTCCCGAGACGATGCAGAAGGGCTCCTCCTCATGGAGGAGGAGGGCCACTCCGACCTCATCAGCTTCCAGCCTACGGACAGCGACATCCCCAGCTTCCTGGAGGACTCCAACCGG GCTAAGCTGCCCCGGGGTATCCACCAAGTGCGGCCCCACCTGCAGAACATTGACAACGTGCCCCTGCTAGTGCCCCTCTTCACCGACTGTACCCCGGAGA CCATGTGTGAGATGATAAAGATCATGCAAGAGTACGGGGAGGTGACCTGCTGCCTGGGCAGCTCTGCCAACCTGCGGAACAGCTGCCTCTTCCTCCAGAGTGACATCAG CATTGCCCTGGATCCCCTGTACCCATCCCGTTGCTCCTGGGAGACCTTTGGCTACGCCACTAGCACCAGCATGGCCCAGGCCTCGGATGGCCTTTCTCCCCTGCAGCTGTCAGGGCAGCTCAACAGCCTGCCCTGCTCCCTGACCTTTCGCCAGGAGGAGACCATCAGCATCATCCGGCTTATCGAACAG GCTCGGCACGCCACCTATGGCATCCGTAAGTGCTTCCTCTTCCTGCTGCAGTGCCAGCTGACTCTCGTGGTCATCCAG TTCCTTTCTTGCCTGGTCCAGCTGCCGCCACTCCTGAGTACCACTGACATCCTGTGGCTGTCCTGCTTTTGCTACCCTCTGCTCAG CATCTCTCTGCTGGGGAAGCCCCCCCATAGCTCCATCATGTCTATGGCAACAGGAAAAAACCTCCAGTCCATTCCCAAGAAG ACCCAGCACTACTTCCTGCTCTGCTTCCTGCTCAAGTTCAGCCTCACCATCAGCTCGTGCCTCATCTGCTTTGGCTTCACACTGCAGAGCTTCTGTGATAGCTCCCGGGCCCGCAACCTCACCAACTGCTCCTCCATCATGCTGCCCAG CAACGACGACAGGGCTCCAGCCTGGTTTGAGGACTTTGCCAACGGACTGCTGTCGGCTCAGAAGCTCACGGCCGCCCTGATTGTTCTGCACACTG TCTTCATTTCCATCACCCATGTGCATCGCACCAAGCCCCTGTGGAGAAAGAGCCCCTTGACCAACCTCTGGTGGGCCGTGACAGTGCCTGTGGT GCTGCTGGGTCAGGTGGTCCAGACGGCCGTGGACCTGCAGCTCTGGACGCACAGGGACAGCCATGTCCACTTTGGCCTGGAGGACGTGCCCTTGCTGACATGGCTCCTGGGCTGCCTGTCCCTGGTCCTTGTGGTGGTGACCAATGAGATCGTGAAGCTACATGAGATTCG GGTCCGAGTCCGCTACCAGAAGCGACAGAAGCTGCAGTTTGAAACTAAGCTAGGCATGAACTCTCCCTTCTGA